In Thermoplasmata archaeon, the following are encoded in one genomic region:
- a CDS encoding A24 family peptidase C-terminal domain-containing protein: MDGFAVARVLVGAGFLVVAAVLDVRTRRVCDPIWIAMGTAGLAVLALDILTSAGSVNDWLLFGSAAILFYAVFFGNPLLDEDGVHVRPVRLLLLAVAAISFFAAVLLPNPVDSILLRFGVRGLPLSEFASVPILMIVYQGFFQLGLLRGGADTKAMMALTLLLPYYPDLSPFPALAMPSNVAGAMRTVFPFSLVVLLNAAILFLAVPVAYLIVNAVRGEFEFPQALFGTKASLDGLPPHVWLMERVDRRGERVAVLFPSRSKDEAEEVAKLKAAGADRVWVQPKVPFMVPLLIGFVLACVVGNLMLGFLTAVLPHP, from the coding sequence GTGGACGGCTTCGCGGTCGCGCGCGTCCTCGTCGGCGCCGGCTTCCTCGTCGTCGCCGCGGTCCTCGACGTCCGCACGCGACGCGTGTGCGATCCCATTTGGATCGCCATGGGGACCGCGGGGCTCGCGGTGCTCGCCCTGGACATCCTGACGTCCGCAGGGTCCGTGAACGACTGGCTCCTCTTCGGTTCCGCGGCCATCCTCTTCTATGCGGTCTTCTTCGGAAACCCCCTTCTCGACGAGGATGGGGTTCACGTCCGCCCCGTACGCCTCCTACTCCTGGCGGTCGCCGCGATCAGCTTTTTCGCAGCGGTCCTCCTCCCCAACCCGGTCGATTCCATCTTGCTTCGGTTTGGCGTCCGGGGCCTCCCGCTCTCGGAGTTCGCCTCGGTCCCGATCCTCATGATCGTCTACCAGGGATTCTTCCAGCTCGGCCTCCTCCGGGGGGGCGCGGACACGAAGGCCATGATGGCCCTGACCCTCCTGCTGCCCTACTACCCCGACCTCTCGCCGTTCCCGGCGCTTGCGATGCCCTCGAACGTCGCCGGCGCCATGCGGACCGTGTTCCCCTTCTCCCTGGTCGTCCTCCTCAACGCCGCGATTCTGTTCCTCGCCGTGCCGGTGGCCTACCTGATCGTGAACGCAGTCCGCGGCGAGTTCGAGTTCCCGCAGGCCCTGTTCGGGACCAAGGCGTCCCTCGACGGACTCCCGCCCCATGTCTGGCTCATGGAGCGCGTGGATCGCCGCGGCGAGCGCGTGGCGGTCCTCTTCCCCTCGCGGTCGAAGGACGAGGCCGAGGAGGTCGCGAAGCTCAAGGCCGCCGGCGCGGACCGGGTCTGGGTCCAGCCGAAGGTGCCGTTCATGGTCCCCCTCCTGATCGGCTTCGTGCTCGCATGCGTCGTCGGCAACCTGATGCTCGGCTTCCTGACCGCGGTCCTGCCCCATCCCTAG
- a CDS encoding MFS transporter — protein sequence MRNGGTQSLSAGSGPGRVAAPARRTGILRRIRNAFYLPRNAWILTATSTVWSVGGSMSSPFQSLYFYNLGASVVFIGYLAALSSAIIAAVELIGGYVGDAWGRKRAIILFSFVGVANGFIYSFIPSAGWLYLPVVVGSVAGIYGPLFSAALTESMEPALRPRGIASYSVINTLPSLFAPYVGGLLAGRLGNVEGLRIAFFLSGAFGVLGITWRALTLKETHTPQAPVTFFRFWRSVIRESRAAYQAAGGDVHRLLHYAILSAFGVGLTASFSILYFVQSLGVPPDEYGALVGATSLVILLLLFPAASLAERVGLKKAVVLASLSVPLNQYFFTLAKDVDELVAWSVVSGTGTAFLGPPLTSLQAGIVPRMIRGRIMAIFSALPLLASIPAQILGGYLYAVTPVLPFLAAVPAFVLSFVVLLRIHEPQRLER from the coding sequence ATGCGGAACGGCGGCACGCAATCCCTTTCGGCGGGATCCGGGCCCGGGAGGGTCGCCGCGCCCGCGAGGCGAACCGGCATCCTGCGGCGCATCCGCAACGCCTTCTACTTGCCGCGGAACGCGTGGATTCTGACCGCCACCTCGACGGTGTGGTCCGTCGGCGGCTCCATGAGTTCCCCCTTTCAGTCCCTGTACTTCTACAACCTCGGCGCCTCCGTCGTGTTCATCGGCTATCTGGCGGCTCTGTCCTCCGCGATCATCGCCGCGGTCGAACTCATCGGCGGCTACGTGGGGGACGCGTGGGGACGGAAGCGGGCGATCATCCTCTTCAGCTTCGTCGGCGTCGCGAACGGGTTCATCTACTCGTTCATCCCGAGCGCGGGCTGGCTCTACCTCCCCGTCGTCGTCGGCTCCGTCGCCGGGATCTACGGGCCCCTGTTCAGCGCGGCCCTCACGGAGTCCATGGAGCCGGCCCTTCGGCCTCGCGGAATCGCCTCATACTCCGTGATCAACACCCTGCCTTCCCTGTTCGCTCCCTACGTGGGTGGCCTTCTCGCGGGGCGACTCGGGAACGTGGAGGGCCTTCGGATCGCATTCTTCCTGAGCGGCGCGTTCGGGGTTCTGGGGATCACGTGGCGTGCGCTGACGCTCAAGGAGACCCATACCCCCCAGGCTCCCGTGACCTTCTTCCGGTTCTGGCGATCCGTGATTCGGGAGAGCCGCGCCGCATATCAAGCGGCCGGGGGCGACGTGCACCGCCTCCTGCACTACGCGATTCTCAGCGCGTTCGGGGTCGGACTCACGGCCTCCTTCTCGATCTTGTATTTCGTCCAGTCGCTGGGCGTCCCCCCGGACGAGTACGGTGCCCTCGTCGGAGCCACCTCCCTGGTGATCCTCCTCCTGCTATTCCCAGCCGCGAGCTTGGCGGAGCGCGTGGGGCTCAAGAAGGCCGTCGTGCTGGCCTCCCTCTCCGTCCCGTTGAACCAGTACTTCTTCACCCTCGCGAAGGACGTCGACGAGCTCGTCGCGTGGTCCGTGGTCAGCGGCACGGGGACCGCGTTCCTCGGCCCGCCCCTCACGTCCCTCCAGGCGGGCATCGTGCCGAGGATGATCCGCGGACGGATCATGGCCATCTTCAGCGCGCTGCCCCTCCTCGCTTCGATTCCGGCGCAGATCCTCGGCGGGTACCTCTATGCGGTCACGCCCGTCCTCCCCTTCCTCGCCGCCGTCCCCGCGTTCGTCCTCTCCTTCGTCGTGCTCCTTCGAATCCACGAGCCCCAGCGACTCGAACGCTAA
- a CDS encoding Rab family GTPase, with amino-acid sequence MLTSLGVNPGAVPGRTNMSEPRRMKVKICLVGEHAVGKTSLIKRYVLNEYDDRYIVTLGAKVSKKEMTLAPKGAEAIQMDMTIWDIMGSKGFRELLREAYFHGAQGILAVADITRYDTLEDLDSWVESVFRTVGEIPVVFTVNKMDLKDQAAFGEEQVKQATEAFDAPYFYSSAKTGENVEAVFRSLGETIAKSGTSSDA; translated from the coding sequence ATGCTGACGTCGCTCGGCGTAAACCCGGGCGCCGTTCCCGGTCGGACGAACATGAGCGAGCCGCGTCGGATGAAGGTCAAGATCTGCTTGGTCGGCGAGCACGCCGTCGGCAAGACCTCGTTGATCAAGCGGTACGTTCTGAATGAGTACGACGACCGATACATCGTCACGTTGGGCGCCAAGGTGTCCAAGAAGGAGATGACCCTTGCCCCGAAGGGCGCGGAGGCCATCCAGATGGACATGACGATTTGGGACATCATGGGATCCAAGGGCTTCCGGGAGCTGCTGCGGGAAGCGTACTTCCACGGCGCCCAGGGGATCCTCGCCGTGGCGGACATCACCCGGTACGATACCTTGGAGGACCTGGACTCCTGGGTGGAGTCCGTGTTCCGGACGGTCGGCGAGATCCCCGTGGTCTTCACGGTGAACAAGATGGACCTCAAGGACCAGGCCGCGTTCGGTGAGGAGCAGGTCAAACAGGCCACGGAGGCCTTCGACGCCCCGTACTTCTACTCGTCCGCGAAGACGGGCGAGAACGTCGAGGCCGTGTTCCGCAGCCTGGGCGAGACCATCGCGAAGTCGGGCACCTCCTCGGACGCCTGA